A section of the Deinococcus gobiensis I-0 genome encodes:
- the lspA gene encoding signal peptidase II — MALTASARRRGPAYLLGVFLCVMLDQALKVWTVRTFTEGEFREFIPDVLSLGLVYNTGAAWSLFSGAALPLAALRGVVGTGLIVYLLRRPVAPLTGAALALIAGGALSNALDGWRLGKVVDTLSSHSFSFVTQLLGQGNFPIFNLADIWVVSGTALLLLLNFRRKTPTSPASAQRRSP, encoded by the coding sequence ATGGCGCTGACAGCGTCCGCGCGGCGGCGTGGCCCGGCATATCTTCTGGGTGTCTTCCTGTGTGTAATGCTGGATCAGGCACTGAAGGTCTGGACGGTACGGACGTTTACAGAAGGCGAGTTCCGCGAATTCATCCCGGACGTGCTCAGCCTGGGACTGGTGTACAACACAGGCGCGGCATGGAGCCTCTTTTCGGGCGCAGCCCTTCCGCTTGCCGCGCTCCGCGGGGTGGTGGGTACTGGGCTGATCGTGTACCTTCTGCGCCGCCCCGTTGCGCCCCTGACAGGCGCAGCCCTCGCCCTCATCGCTGGGGGAGCGCTGAGCAACGCCTTGGACGGTTGGCGGCTAGGCAAAGTGGTGGATACGCTGTCATCCCACTCCTTTTCCTTCGTCACGCAATTGCTCGGACAGGGCAACTTTCCCATCTTCAACCTGGCAGACATCTGGGTGGTGTCAGGCACCGCGCTGCTCCTCCTGCTCAACTTCCGCCGCAAGACGCCCACCTCGCCGGCCAGTGCCCAGCGCCGGTCCCCGTAG
- a CDS encoding DUF3105 domain-containing protein, producing MKRMLLTLTVLLASCSQGEREIEGVTSFKHDGGDHQEGRVHYAQRPPAGGAHRPAWQNCGVYDRPLYDEYAVHSLEHGAVWLTYTPDLPAEQVNALKQLVEGRTHALLSPHDTQTAPVVITAWNKQLHVQDATDARLKRFLQKYEQGGEAPEIGASCSGAYSGTV from the coding sequence ATGAAGAGAATGCTGTTGACCTTGACCGTCCTGCTCGCCTCCTGCAGTCAAGGCGAACGTGAGATCGAAGGCGTGACGTCCTTCAAGCACGACGGGGGCGACCACCAAGAAGGCCGCGTCCACTACGCCCAGCGGCCACCGGCGGGCGGCGCGCACCGCCCGGCCTGGCAGAACTGCGGCGTGTACGACCGCCCCCTCTATGACGAGTACGCCGTACACAGCCTCGAACACGGCGCCGTGTGGCTCACCTACACGCCGGACCTGCCTGCCGAACAGGTGAACGCCCTGAAACAGCTGGTGGAGGGCCGCACCCACGCCCTGCTCTCCCCACACGACACCCAGACCGCTCCAGTGGTGATCACCGCGTGGAACAAACAGCTGCACGTGCAGGACGCCACAGACGCGCGCCTGAAGCGGTTTTTGCAGAAGTACGAGCAGGGCGGGGAAGCGCCCGAGATCGGGGCCTCGTGCAGCGGCGCGTACAGCGGCACGGTCTGA
- a CDS encoding YibE/F family protein yields the protein MAVARGKGLRAILSSALLTLPALAFVLALCVYLVHGWNWKSHAALTALFTTTTAGYFFTVWITHLTFLSGTADRSAVVAQNSYGLNTLSLYVVGVMLSALGAMNDITVTQASVVETVADSQPSLPFRRLYALNMQVGGDHVGSMVTVLVLGYAAGALPLTLLLRADQSTPLWVTLNGEAMFAELAGLLIALIMMLIAVSLSTVLAAWWLGQRRNRQRLPEGDPDSRPVMLQV from the coding sequence ATGGCCGTCGCCCGTGGGAAAGGGCTGCGCGCGATCCTCAGCAGCGCCCTCCTGACCCTCCCGGCCCTGGCGTTCGTGCTCGCCCTCTGCGTGTACCTTGTGCACGGCTGGAACTGGAAAAGCCACGCCGCGTTGACGGCCCTCTTCACAACCACCACCGCCGGCTACTTCTTCACCGTCTGGATCACGCACCTGACCTTCCTCAGCGGTACCGCCGACCGGTCGGCGGTCGTCGCGCAGAACTCGTATGGCCTCAACACCCTGAGTCTGTATGTGGTTGGCGTGATGCTCTCCGCCCTGGGAGCCATGAACGACATCACCGTCACCCAGGCGTCCGTCGTGGAGACCGTCGCCGACAGCCAACCCAGCCTGCCCTTTCGCCGGTTGTATGCCCTGAACATGCAGGTGGGCGGCGATCATGTCGGGAGCATGGTGACGGTCCTAGTGCTGGGGTACGCCGCTGGCGCCCTCCCCCTGACGCTGCTCCTGCGGGCCGACCAGAGCACGCCCTTGTGGGTCACCCTGAATGGCGAAGCCATGTTCGCAGAACTGGCCGGGTTGCTGATCGCCCTGATCATGATGCTGATCGCGGTCTCGCTCAGCACCGTGCTGGCGGCCTGGTGGCTGGGCCAACGCCGCAACAGGCAGCGTCTGCCGGAAGGTGACCCGGACAGCCGACCGGTAATGCTCCAGGTTTGA
- a CDS encoding DUF305 domain-containing protein — MTFARDMSAHHAQAVNMSVTLFDRARDPAVKRLAQDILLTQQAQIGHMGGWLMAWGRPLSGIEAPMAGMHRAHMGLASPEQERALQSLPVDQAETQYLTLMRRHHQGGVAMARGALKRVQRPEVQAFAQRVIVSQASEVRAIEAMLQNRRAGGAPTEEHHTRLEGLDHE; from the coding sequence GTGACGTTCGCCCGGGACATGAGCGCGCATCACGCGCAGGCGGTGAACATGAGCGTCACCCTCTTCGACCGCGCCCGGGACCCAGCGGTCAAGCGCCTCGCGCAGGACATCCTCCTCACGCAGCAGGCGCAGATAGGTCACATGGGCGGCTGGCTGATGGCGTGGGGCCGTCCCCTCTCGGGCATCGAAGCGCCCATGGCGGGCATGCACCGCGCGCACATGGGCCTCGCTTCCCCAGAACAGGAGCGGGCCCTGCAGAGCCTTCCGGTCGATCAGGCTGAAACGCAGTACCTGACCTTGATGCGCCGGCATCACCAGGGCGGCGTGGCGATGGCGAGAGGCGCGCTGAAGCGGGTGCAGCGGCCGGAGGTGCAGGCATTCGCCCAGCGGGTGATCGTCTCGCAGGCTTCAGAAGTGCGGGCCATCGAGGCCATGCTGCAAAACCGCAGGGCCGGGGGCGCGCCAACAGAAGAGCACCACACCCGTCTGGAGGGCCTGGACCATGAATGA
- a CDS encoding thioredoxin reductase — protein sequence MDYWKTLGTSATGEWRRRGKVALLHHCAPLRAHTVAQVQACAQSKLKFIWDTAGEESQGDAAVSGVRLKTLSPSEVQDMATDGVFLCTGHVPSTQFTQSDCSLRAMWR from the coding sequence ATGGACTACTGGAAGACGCTTGGGACTTCAGCGACAGGCGAGTGGCGTCGCCGTGGCAAGGTTGCCCTGCTGCACCACTGCGCCCCTCTGCGCGCTCACACGGTGGCCCAGGTCCAGGCCTGTGCGCAATCCAAGCTCAAGTTCATCTGGGATACAGCCGGGGAGGAAAGTCAGGGCGACGCGGCCGTCAGCGGCGTGCGCCTGAAGACCCTGAGCCCTAGTGAAGTGCAGGACATGGCCACCGACGGCGTGTTCCTCTGCACCGGGCATGTGCCGAGCACCCAGTTCACACAGTCAGACTGCAGCTTGAGGGCCATGTGGAGGTGA
- a CDS encoding flavin-containing monooxygenase, producing the protein MVLFTPAKRNALPGLPFPGDPERYPTKDDVAEYLEAYARKFALPVMLNTRVTGVRRVGGAFEVRTAREVRRARAVVVATGPFQVSFIPSLAQDLAAEVVQVHSSAYQQPAQLLPGRVVVGSGKSGAQIAAEVARTHEVTLALGRRQPHLPQRLLGRDIFDLLSLLGLFEVRAESWVGRFFRRRDPVIGTDLRHLARSGRVQLMARVTGAEGRTVRSMDGQLAEVDAVVWATGFRPDYRWLDVGVLDAQGRPRHAGGVGTVPGVYFLGLSWQRSRASALLGGVGRDAQALGTQVIHGLARGELLGLEQA; encoded by the coding sequence CTGGTCCTGTTCACGCCAGCCAAACGCAACGCCTTGCCCGGATTGCCGTTCCCAGGGGATCCGGAGCGTTATCCGACCAAAGATGATGTGGCTGAGTATCTGGAGGCCTACGCCCGCAAGTTTGCCCTCCCCGTGATGCTCAACACCCGAGTGACTGGGGTGCGGCGCGTCGGGGGTGCCTTTGAGGTGCGCACGGCGCGGGAGGTGCGGCGTGCGCGGGCCGTGGTGGTCGCGACAGGACCTTTTCAGGTGTCCTTCATCCCGAGCTTGGCGCAGGACCTCGCCGCTGAGGTCGTGCAGGTGCACAGCAGCGCGTACCAGCAGCCTGCGCAGCTGCTCCCAGGACGGGTGGTGGTTGGATCAGGCAAATCCGGCGCGCAGATCGCTGCGGAAGTGGCCCGCACGCATGAGGTCACCCTGGCGCTGGGGCGACGTCAGCCGCATCTGCCGCAACGGCTGCTTGGGCGGGACATCTTTGACCTGCTGAGCCTGCTGGGGCTCTTCGAGGTGCGGGCCGAGTCATGGGTGGGTCGGTTCTTCCGGCGGCGTGACCCGGTGATCGGCACGGACCTTCGGCACCTGGCACGTTCAGGACGGGTGCAGCTCATGGCCCGGGTAACGGGCGCAGAGGGGCGCACAGTCAGAAGCATGGACGGGCAACTCGCGGAGGTGGACGCGGTGGTGTGGGCGACGGGATTCCGCCCGGACTACCGCTGGCTGGACGTTGGTGTGCTGGATGCCCAAGGTCGACCGCGGCACGCAGGGGGCGTGGGGACGGTCCCGGGGGTGTATTTCCTGGGCCTGTCCTGGCAGCGCTCGCGGGCGTCGGCGTTGTTGGGCGGCGTTGGTCGGGATGCACAGGCGCTGGGGACGCAGGTGATTCATGGGTTGGCCCGGGGCGAGCTGTTGGGCTTGGAGCAAGCCTGA
- a CDS encoding response regulator transcription factor, whose amino-acid sequence MPTVLIVDDDPAILEVLRVYLHAEGHTVLEAQTGPEAWALLPRADLAVLDWMLPGMTGVQLARGARAAGMSLPILMLTGRGEENDKLLGLDGGVDDYVVKPFSPREVTARIRALLRRVGVHHTVTQGDLSVDLRAREVHLAGVRIELSKLEFDLLTTMAQHPGMAWSRGRLLERVWGPDFPGTERVVDVHITALRRKLSDPPEAPRFLETVRGVGYRFRDEDAARTASGG is encoded by the coding sequence ATGCCCACCGTCCTGATCGTCGATGATGACCCCGCCATCTTGGAGGTTCTGCGCGTGTATCTCCACGCTGAAGGGCATACTGTTCTCGAAGCGCAGACTGGCCCGGAGGCCTGGGCTCTGCTCCCTCGCGCCGATCTCGCAGTGCTCGACTGGATGTTGCCCGGCATGACAGGCGTTCAACTCGCGCGGGGTGCTCGCGCCGCCGGAATGAGTCTACCGATCCTGATGCTTACTGGGCGCGGAGAAGAGAACGACAAACTGCTGGGCTTAGACGGCGGTGTGGACGATTACGTGGTCAAGCCGTTCAGTCCTCGTGAAGTCACCGCCCGCATCCGCGCTCTGCTGCGCCGTGTCGGTGTGCATCACACTGTTACGCAGGGCGATCTCTCCGTTGATTTGCGTGCTCGGGAGGTCCACCTGGCCGGCGTACGGATTGAGCTCTCCAAACTGGAGTTCGACCTTCTCACTACCATGGCGCAGCATCCCGGCATGGCCTGGTCCCGTGGACGCCTGCTCGAACGCGTCTGGGGCCCTGATTTCCCAGGGACAGAGCGCGTGGTAGACGTACATATCACCGCTCTGCGACGCAAACTCAGTGATCCTCCAGAGGCTCCGCGTTTTCTGGAGACCGTGCGGGGCGTCGGATACCGCTTCCGAGACGAGGACGCCGCCCGTACCGCATCAGGCGGATAG
- a CDS encoding NAD(P)-binding protein — MLDVMVIGGGQAGLALRYVLQQAGVRFQILEASGRVGDA; from the coding sequence ATGCTCGATGTGATGGTGATTGGTGGGGGCCAGGCAGGCCTGGCCCTGAGGTACGTCCTGCAGCAGGCCGGGGTGCGCTTCCAGATTCTTGAAGCGTCAGGCCGCGTGGGCGACGCTTAG
- a CDS encoding integrase core domain-containing protein, with the protein MVQSDGGSDFTSDLFQQSCLKYGSWVRCKVSQPGGTGLLERLNRTYKYQFAFRQDWQSMADVRTAMPDFHRWYNHERRHSALDYATPWSTLTSSANARNAA; encoded by the coding sequence GTGGTGCAGAGCGATGGAGGCAGTGATTTCACCAGTGACCTCTTTCAACAGAGCTGTTTGAAATACGGCAGCTGGGTGCGCTGCAAGGTCTCCCAGCCGGGGGGAACCGGACTCCTGGAACGCCTCAACCGGACATACAAGTATCAGTTTGCCTTCCGCCAGGACTGGCAGTCCATGGCCGATGTCCGGACCGCCATGCCGGACTTTCACCGCTGGTACAACCACGAGCGCCGTCATTCGGCGCTCGACTACGCCACGCCTTGGTCTACACTCACTTCATCGGCAAACGCTCGCAACGCCGCTTGA
- a CDS encoding transposase, translating to MGKQRKVWSTDVKEAIVLSVLRGDLGVAEAARQHRVNESLIHTWKTQFLEAGRARLAGDRQDQGVTTLERENDRLKRHPGGKGTGARHLAKSAAALTLDELIVLWQSRPQLSLRRFAQYAGVPYWRLRDHQHSASTRCARQEHRDALYEKVRQAALQHPTSGYRLLYQEFKAQGEEMGLHKIRVALGELHLHPPLPRKTRKPSPKVSTPQDWPAGRRVQIDATRLSLPDGVCWIYFVLDVPSRVVLASRVVRSLSMHLAKLTLDEAVGVLRAQGHPRDSRGAERWRQ from the coding sequence ATGGGAAAGCAGAGAAAAGTCTGGAGCACGGACGTCAAAGAAGCCATCGTCCTGAGCGTGCTGCGGGGAGATCTCGGGGTCGCGGAAGCGGCCCGTCAGCACAGGGTCAACGAAAGTCTGATCCATACCTGGAAAACTCAGTTCCTGGAAGCCGGACGCGCCCGGCTCGCGGGCGACCGACAGGACCAGGGTGTCACCACCCTGGAACGCGAGAATGACCGTCTAAAGCGCCATCCTGGCGGAAAAGGAACTGGAGCTCGACATCTCGCGAAAAGTGCGGCGGCTCTGACACTGGACGAGCTGATCGTTCTCTGGCAGAGCCGACCCCAACTCAGCCTGCGGCGGTTCGCGCAGTATGCCGGCGTGCCGTACTGGCGGCTCCGGGACCATCAGCACAGCGCGTCGACGCGCTGTGCCAGGCAAGAGCACCGTGATGCGCTGTACGAGAAGGTGCGCCAGGCGGCACTGCAACACCCGACCTCCGGGTATCGGCTGCTGTACCAGGAATTCAAGGCCCAGGGCGAAGAGATGGGATTACACAAGATTCGCGTGGCCTTGGGCGAGTTGCATCTCCACCCACCGCTGCCACGGAAAACTCGGAAACCTTCTCCGAAGGTTTCCACGCCACAGGATTGGCCCGCAGGTCGACGGGTGCAGATCGACGCGACCCGTCTTTCCTTACCCGATGGGGTCTGCTGGATCTACTTCGTGCTGGACGTCCCTTCACGGGTAGTCCTGGCCAGCCGGGTGGTCCGGAGCCTGTCAATGCACCTCGCCAAGCTGACGCTTGACGAAGCGGTTGGTGTGCTGCGTGCTCAGGGGCACCCACGAGACTCTCGTGGTGCAGAGCGATGGAGGCAGTGA
- a CDS encoding TlpA family protein disulfide reductase, which translates to MTPDRPPPLWKRLLPPLLAAGLATSLAVALLNPARNATSGGPLVGRPAPDFTLESLDGVDVRLAALKGRPVVLNFWASWCAPCREEAPLFRELSERQTAGRGLAVIGILFQEPKEANARTFIREFSLAYPNLRDPKSATAINYGVAGIPETVFIDRQGVIQFMDRGGLTRERLNMGLETIGVPGL; encoded by the coding sequence GTGACGCCCGACCGGCCCCCTCCCCTGTGGAAGCGCCTGCTGCCCCCCCTTCTTGCGGCGGGGCTCGCCACCAGTTTGGCCGTGGCGCTGCTGAACCCCGCCCGGAACGCCACGTCCGGTGGCCCTCTCGTGGGGCGACCTGCTCCAGACTTCACCTTGGAAAGCCTCGATGGGGTTGATGTTCGCCTCGCCGCCCTCAAAGGCCGGCCGGTCGTGTTGAACTTCTGGGCGTCGTGGTGCGCGCCCTGCCGGGAGGAAGCGCCCCTGTTCCGCGAGTTGAGTGAGCGGCAAACAGCGGGCAGGGGCCTCGCCGTGATTGGGATTCTCTTTCAGGAGCCCAAAGAGGCCAACGCCCGCACATTCATCCGTGAGTTCTCGCTGGCCTACCCCAACCTGCGGGACCCGAAATCTGCGACCGCCATCAACTACGGGGTGGCGGGCATTCCAGAAACGGTCTTCATCGATCGGCAGGGGGTCATCCAGTTCATGGACCGGGGCGGCCTCACCCGCGAGCGATTGAACATGGGCCTGGAGACCATCGGCGTGCCTGGCCTCTGA
- a CDS encoding WD40/YVTN/BNR-like repeat-containing protein yields the protein MALGQGWEMTVLAGHEVLKVSRDEGRTWADQGFGNLPGRDLHGFAVDPGRPEVWYANVMGQGLFRTADGQHWTQLSDATAGASVLAAGPQGLLYALDAQGLLASSDGGTWTRRLGAPRGLNLDVQPDSGMLFLAGPDGAFRSTDQGVTWMSLSLPEGAHLIAVHPQDGGRLIAIGLSGVVYHSSNGGETWQ from the coding sequence ATGGCACTCGGGCAGGGCTGGGAGATGACCGTGCTGGCGGGGCATGAGGTATTGAAAGTCAGCCGGGATGAGGGCCGGACCTGGGCGGACCAGGGGTTCGGGAACCTGCCGGGCCGGGACCTGCATGGCTTCGCGGTGGATCCTGGCCGGCCGGAGGTGTGGTACGCGAATGTGATGGGTCAGGGCCTGTTCCGCACAGCAGACGGTCAGCACTGGACGCAGCTGTCGGACGCCACGGCGGGCGCGTCGGTCCTCGCGGCAGGCCCGCAGGGTTTGTTGTACGCGCTGGACGCCCAGGGTCTACTCGCGTCGTCAGATGGTGGGACCTGGACCCGACGCCTGGGCGCGCCACGTGGGCTGAATCTGGATGTGCAACCGGACAGTGGAATGCTGTTCCTGGCCGGTCCCGACGGCGCGTTCCGTTCTACGGATCAGGGAGTGACGTGGATGTCCTTGTCACTCCCTGAAGGAGCTCACCTGATCGCGGTACATCCTCAGGACGGCGGCCGGTTGATCGCCATAGGTCTCAGTGGTGTGGTGTACCACTCGTCAAACGGTGGCGAGACCTGGCAGTAA
- a CDS encoding N-acetylmuramoyl-L-alanine amidase family protein, whose product MTYRLTPTADGLRIDVSGAPVLPAVRPALGPSVTAYRSSNTQVWLATPFALVRTEGWRASEATLARGTRVLILDFGPTLHGGAGDSLRGLRADAVAAPSPGGVGRPGSPAVNAAPRLVSSSAPLDAGLTPSDVISSVAGVTPPPTPPALPGQTPGQSSALSGEVPGRLQTGTPLLTPRISTNPGLTRVVLDLPPGARYHMVPSGLGLRVELTGVSAEARSAQNVSPEVRAWRYDPTPDGVTVTLLTGTPVAARSGWRAQLVEPLSGSDRSRLAIDLSPALADLTPLTTRERVLAAIPTVTALGGAAILAMRTQWVKPRVVIDAGHGGHDPGGVGAVTEKQVALDVSLRVRDLLRSAGVEVVMTRETDRELFADKAADLNARAAMGTPGTQLFLSIHVNAMPAASAIRGYGVETWWNPNHPLSSAFAALIQNNVIAVTGAFSQGLRNNRSLAVLRNSRIPAALIEIGYTSHPVDGLNLQNPNYLDRVALGIAQGIREALVTGVSASGVGGADK is encoded by the coding sequence GTGACGTACCGGTTGACCCCCACCGCAGATGGCCTGCGCATCGACGTGTCTGGCGCGCCGGTCCTACCGGCCGTTCGCCCGGCGCTGGGCCCCAGCGTGACGGCCTACCGGTCTTCAAACACGCAGGTGTGGCTGGCCACGCCCTTTGCGCTCGTGCGGACGGAGGGGTGGCGGGCCAGTGAGGCGACCCTCGCGCGCGGCACGCGCGTCCTGATTCTGGATTTTGGACCCACGCTGCACGGGGGGGCAGGGGACTCCTTACGGGGGCTGCGCGCCGACGCGGTGGCGGCGCCCTCACCCGGGGGCGTGGGCCGCCCAGGAAGCCCAGCGGTGAACGCCGCGCCCCGCCTCGTGTCGTCCAGCGCGCCGCTCGACGCGGGCCTGACGCCGAGCGACGTCATCTCCTCGGTGGCGGGCGTCACGCCGCCGCCCACCCCTCCGGCCCTGCCGGGGCAGACGCCCGGCCAGTCGAGCGCCCTGAGCGGAGAGGTGCCGGGCCGCCTTCAGACAGGCACTCCCCTGCTGACGCCGCGCATCAGCACGAATCCCGGCTTGACCCGCGTGGTGCTGGACCTGCCGCCCGGCGCGCGGTACCACATGGTTCCCAGTGGCCTCGGGCTGAGGGTGGAATTGACGGGCGTCAGCGCTGAGGCGCGCTCTGCTCAGAATGTCAGTCCTGAAGTGCGGGCGTGGCGCTATGACCCCACGCCCGACGGGGTCACGGTGACGCTGCTCACGGGCACGCCGGTCGCCGCGCGCAGTGGCTGGCGCGCCCAACTGGTGGAACCACTGTCGGGTTCCGACCGGTCCCGACTGGCTATCGACCTTTCGCCCGCTCTGGCGGACCTGACGCCCCTCACCACCAGGGAGCGCGTGTTGGCCGCCATACCCACAGTGACCGCCTTGGGGGGCGCAGCCATCCTGGCGATGCGTACCCAGTGGGTCAAGCCGCGCGTGGTGATTGACGCGGGGCACGGAGGTCATGATCCCGGGGGTGTGGGTGCGGTGACCGAAAAGCAGGTGGCACTGGACGTGTCCTTGCGGGTTAGGGATCTGTTGCGCTCAGCTGGGGTGGAGGTGGTCATGACGCGGGAAACCGACCGGGAACTCTTTGCGGACAAGGCTGCTGATCTGAATGCGCGTGCTGCCATGGGCACGCCCGGCACGCAGCTGTTCCTGAGCATCCATGTGAACGCGATGCCAGCGGCCAGCGCCATCCGGGGGTACGGGGTGGAAACATGGTGGAATCCGAACCACCCACTGTCCAGTGCCTTTGCGGCTTTGATTCAGAACAACGTGATTGCGGTCACGGGCGCGTTCTCGCAGGGGCTCAGGAACAACCGCTCCCTGGCGGTGCTGCGCAACAGCCGCATTCCTGCGGCCTTGATTGAGATTGGGTACACCAGTCACCCGGTGGACGGCCTAAACCTCCAGAATCCCAACTACCTGGACCGGGTGGCACTGGGCATCGCGCAGGGGATTCGGGAAGCGCTGGTGACGGGCGTGAGCGCCAGCGGGGTTGGGGGAGCCGACAAATAA
- a CDS encoding IS4 family transposase → MVTARSVNHSDLCAHLPGASSIDAKRRRVERGCRDPQLTEPVFLAFLLALLPPGKLLLSMDRTTWERGDAPLNLLVLGVVLHGYTVPLVWTALDHDGNSGTVRRIQLVSRLLKALPAVRWKGLVADREFIGGEWFRFLRRKGIKRAIRIRKNAVVDELRVDAWFGDLKVGEVRCLAERANVYGEVMQVVATRSPAGDLVAIATDFSVWDTCVLYRARWSIESTFASLKVRGFDLERTGITRPDRLERLFGLVILAWVSCLRVGVWLQAQVPVKVKAHGRPAMSLVRYGAEQLCHALRWNLPELPELIRLLSTPFHAPGAA, encoded by the coding sequence ATGGTGACTGCGAGGAGCGTAAATCACAGTGACCTGTGCGCCCACCTTCCCGGGGCAAGCTCTATCGATGCGAAGCGACGCCGGGTGGAACGAGGGTGCCGGGATCCCCAGCTCACCGAACCGGTGTTCCTGGCCTTCCTGCTGGCCCTGCTGCCCCCAGGGAAACTACTGCTCAGCATGGACCGTACGACCTGGGAGCGTGGGGATGCACCGTTGAATCTCCTTGTCCTGGGCGTCGTGCTGCACGGGTACACGGTGCCGCTCGTCTGGACCGCTCTGGATCACGACGGCAACAGCGGCACGGTCCGGCGCATCCAACTGGTCTCCAGACTGCTCAAGGCCCTTCCAGCGGTCCGCTGGAAGGGCCTGGTCGCCGACCGGGAGTTCATCGGCGGGGAGTGGTTCCGCTTCCTGAGACGCAAGGGGATCAAACGGGCCATCCGTATCCGGAAGAATGCCGTGGTCGACGAGCTGCGCGTGGATGCGTGGTTCGGCGATCTGAAGGTCGGGGAGGTGCGCTGCCTGGCCGAGCGCGCCAACGTGTACGGGGAGGTGATGCAGGTCGTGGCCACCAGGTCCCCCGCGGGGGACCTGGTCGCGATCGCCACCGATTTCAGCGTCTGGGACACGTGCGTCCTGTACCGGGCGCGCTGGTCCATCGAGTCGACATTCGCGAGCCTCAAAGTCCGCGGGTTTGATCTGGAGCGGACCGGCATCACCCGCCCAGACCGACTGGAACGTCTGTTCGGGCTGGTGATCCTGGCGTGGGTCAGCTGCCTCAGGGTGGGCGTGTGGCTCCAGGCGCAAGTCCCGGTCAAGGTGAAGGCTCATGGCCGCCCGGCCATGAGCCTGGTGCGGTACGGCGCTGAACAGCTGTGCCATGCCCTGCGGTGGAATCTGCCCGAGTTACCCGAACTGATCAGGCTGCTGAGCACGCCATTTCACGCGCCAGGCGCGGCTTGA
- a CDS encoding cation transporter, whose translation MPMSEHDEPNLDANQAADRRILWLVLLINLAQCLLGIAVGLWASSTAVIGAALDNLADASVYGVSLYAVGRTATIKVGAARLSGWLLIGLSVLLLAEVLRRFFGGEAPIGPAMMAMAAVNAGLNLVCLRLLKRHQGDDVNFKASSIFTSNDSLVNLAIVLSGALVLWLDSNLPDLILGVLVSAIAANGGREILAEAAEAGEQAQDRRP comes from the coding sequence ATGCCCATGAGTGAGCACGACGAACCGAATCTCGACGCCAACCAGGCCGCCGACCGCCGGATCTTGTGGCTGGTGCTGCTGATCAACCTCGCGCAGTGCTTGCTAGGGATTGCAGTCGGCCTCTGGGCGTCCTCGACCGCCGTGATCGGCGCGGCCCTCGACAATCTGGCCGACGCGTCCGTATACGGGGTCAGCCTGTACGCGGTGGGCCGCACCGCCACCATCAAGGTGGGCGCCGCTCGCCTGTCCGGCTGGCTTCTGATCGGCCTGAGCGTGCTGCTGCTCGCAGAAGTGCTGCGCCGGTTTTTCGGTGGTGAAGCGCCGATCGGTCCCGCCATGATGGCCATGGCGGCGGTCAACGCCGGGCTGAACCTGGTCTGCCTGCGCCTTCTCAAGCGCCACCAGGGCGATGACGTGAACTTCAAGGCGTCGTCCATCTTTACCAGCAACGACTCGCTGGTGAACCTGGCCATTGTGCTGTCCGGCGCGCTGGTGCTGTGGTTGGACTCGAACCTGCCGGACCTGATCCTGGGGGTGCTGGTCTCGGCCATCGCCGCCAACGGTGGCCGGGAGATCCTCGCTGAAGCGGCGGAGGCGGGCGAACAAGCTCAAGATCGGCGTCCCTGA